TtctaaaccacacacacacacacactcacacacacacaggagttgttgatccactgctgcctccatcactacgttcaaatgtcttattaaataaaattcagcttttaaaaatcttcattcagattaacttcagtgacacaaagtgaccacacgaggcagcagaggaccagcagctcgtgtgtgtgtgtgtgtgtgtggggagagtgtggtttacagacgtctgtctcacactgagacaaagactTACACTGACGTGGGTTTGGTtctgagcagcagggggcgctcacactCGATCACACTTAAAACcccctgaactgtccctttaacttgTAAACGTAGCTGAgcgtgttttctgtgtttctgcactttaAACGTTTTATATCAGATATTTAAAGAcactgaattcacctttaatCCAAACAGAAGCAACACTAATGTGAGTGTAAAGATCCTGCTGAACACAATCGTATGTTTGTACATAAAtgtctgtgcttttatttttgtatttttcaccCGTGTCGACGTTTACTGTCATGTGTTGAACAGCAGCTCTGAGCTAAATGCATGAAATGTCCCTTTAACTGCTGTGAATatatccatgtgtgtgtgtgtgtctgtgtttatacacacacacacactgtatttctTATCACTTTATCAGTAAAAGCCTGGTGTGTAAACACAGCCGCACGTTTTTATTtgatcacaaacacagcagtgaacatTCAAAGCCTTTATtgtgaagatgaagaaaacTCTTCATCTTCAGAAGAACCTGCTGCAGctgagggtcaaaggtcagcggcTCCTCACGCGTTCAGATACTTGGCGTGATGCTTCATGTGGTCGTTCATGAACGAGTAGATGAAGAAGTAGCTGTGATCGTAgccctgcaacacacacacacacacacacgttcaactGCAGctcgtcacatgatcacgtctttagctcacacacacacacacacacacacgttcaactGCAGctcgtcacatgatcacgtctttagctcacacacacacacacacacacgttcaactGCAGctcgtcacatgatcacgtctttagctcacacacacacacacacacacacgttcaactGCAGctcgtcacatgatcacgtctttagctcacacacacacacacacacacacgttcaactGCAGctcgtcacatgatcacgtctttagctctcacacacacacacacacactcacacacacgttcaaCTGCAGCTCATCACATGAcgtctgcgtcacatgatcacgtctttagctgaccgttacacacacacacacactgctgcctccatcactaagttctaatgtctgattttgtaaaattcggcttttaaaatatttcatttagactgaactcagtgacacaaagtgaccacacgaggcagcagaggacaaatcactgtgtgtgtgtgtgtgtgtgtgtgtgtgtgacagacagtgagataaagacatgatcatgtgacgcaggtTTTGACGTAAACTGACCGGCTGCAGTCTGAACACGACCGGGATCTTGTTCTCGGAGCAGACGGCGATCAGATTGTCGGGCAGCAGCTGACTGGCCGACAGGAACTGGTCGTCGCGTCCCTGATCGATGAGGACGTCCAGCTGAGGACCGGAGTACGAGGACGCCAGCGCTGTCGCGTCGTACGCCTGAAATGGTTTTCCACGGATCCTCGGTGGCGTCGACGTAGAAGCCGGCGCCGGTGCCAAAATCCCAGCTTTCATCTTCACCCTCGATGTTACAACCTCCTGAGACACAAAGTCACATGGTCACAGCTGATCACATGGTCACGTGATCACACATGGTCACGTGATCACACATGGTCACGTGATCACAGCCTCAGAGAGCGTGTGCGTGCGTACGTGGGCTGGTGTCGGGAGCGACGACAATGATGCCGTGTTCTGCAGCGGCGAGCTGACTTCCTGCTTTAGTGATGAAGTTCTGCTCCGTACACGTGAGAcctgtgaacacatgacacgttcacacgttcatcacagctatgtcacatgatcacgtctttatctcactgttacacagacgtttgtaaaccactcactctctcacaccaaacgtcagggagaaaaccagtgattttagctgctggtcctctgctgcctcgtgtggccactttgtgtcaGCAGTAGATCAgacactcctgtgtgtgtgtgtgtgtgtgtgtgtgtgtgtgtgtgtgtgtgtgtgtgtgtgtgtgtgtgtcactcaccaGAGAGCCAGTAGAAGACGGGACACTTGTCGGTCTCGGCCTTTGGCGGCAGATAAATGGCAAACTTCATCTTACACTTGAGCtcagagctgcacacaggaaacacacaaacacacgtgacCCTCGCgggaaacagcgccccctgtggtcACACCTGACCTGACGCCTCACCGTCTCACCTGTCGTGCTCAAAAACCTTCTGGAAGCCGCCGGCACATCTGTTGGACGACACCAGAGTCAGAGCCATCGCGAATCTGCGGAAACACCAGAACTCTGCGTCAAAGTCGCGTCACAAACGCTGACTTCGCCGAGTCCGAGGACATTGATTTAATCATATTCAGCGTGTCAGAGATTAAATCTGCAGATTAACAACAAACACGTGATCTTTTCTGGCTTTCGTCTGTCAATCTTATTTAAAAATACCACCAACGCTGCAGCACGTGTGTCAGGAGCCGAACTGCTCCGAACTGCTCCGAACAACGACCTAACACGAACACTGTCGCCGTGCACGACATTTAACAACTTTGCGCTTGTTTTAAAAGCACGTGAAACAGTTTAAGAACTTATTCCGGTGCAGATTAGCACATTAGCTCTCCTCGTGACGCTGCAGTTTGCGCCCCGTCATGTTGACAATGACGCACTTTACAATAGTTGTGGAGataaaagcagaagaaaacGGTGTCAAACCTCCGAAAACACAGAATTCTGCTGGAAAACGAGTGAGACTGAGAGACGCGCTGACTCTGCGCGAGATCAGAGTCCGCAGTTCAGTGACGTCACGAGAAAGTGCTTCCCCCTCGCggcagcgccacctacaggagCGGAGCGCGTGTGTTGTTAAAGATGTCAGAAGTCACGCTACAAAGCCTCAAAGTGCACAGAATGGCGGCTAGAAGAACCTCACGCGCTCACTATTTACCAGCGAATTCAGAGTCTGAGCCTAATCTGGACCTTAATCTGGACTTTAGTACCGAGACCCGAACTCTCCCACCACAGCCGTAGATCCGACATGAACCAGTGAGAGGCAGCAGAGCGCCACCGGGCGTCCGAGGCCACACGAGccatgagaagaagaaaaagcagtagaagaagaagaggaaagtgtGCGCATGCGCAGATAGTTGGGCTGTGGCGACGCTGGAGGAGAAACATTCACAGCACAATTACTTTGATTTGTCTTCGTCTCCCGTGGAAGACGATGGCTGGGACCGCGCTCAAGAGACTCATGGCCGAGTATAAACGTGAGTGAAGCGGTCACCGAGCGGCGACGTCCGCCGCCACAGGCTAGGCTAGGCTAGGCTAGgctaagataagataagctAAGCTACTGCAGCAAATTCTAAATAAACTACGTGACGTTAGTGTTTAATGTTTGCTCCATGAAACTGACGTGATTATCTATCACTAATACTGGATCAATAGCAGTTTATACACAGTTAATGTTGACTTTGACCGAGAAAATACACGTCATTTACTTTTGTTGATAAGTTTATACTGTTGACGTCAGAGGCCTgggttactgtgtgtgtgtgtgtgtgtgtgtgtgtgtacttgtattcatACCTCTGTGAGGTACAAAGAACCTACACatctatctttgtggggacattttacCTGGatctcacaactttaaagggccttttcagggttagcacctggttttagggttaaggttaggcacttagttatgatggttaaggttaggtgaAGGGggtatgatgtgtcctcactaagctgttaaaacaagtttgtgtgtgtgtttcagagctgACCCTGAACCCACCTGAGGGGATTGTTGCAGGTGAGACCTTCTTACACCTGTGATCAcgttagggctgcaactattcaTCCGTTTATTTAttggttaaaacaaaaaaaacagtttgtgtgattgtttcagcttcttaaatgtttacatgtaaataaaagtcagaataaaacaaaaatacatgtgtttttctaactgACGgatgttcatcatcatcatcctgctgttgttttcctgtAGATTATTAAAGTTAAAGTATTAAACTGTGAGATGATTACACGACATCAGTGTCAGAGAGTAAAGCTATTCTAAACGTATGTTGTAAGGATTATAAAACACTTTGGtcacacaggaagaagaaaaagaaatacccatttatttttatttgtttattttattgaatttttttcaGGTCCAGCCAATGAGGAGAATTTCTTTGAGTGGGAGGCGCTTATCATGTGAGTCCAGCAGGTGTCGCTCTTTATTAGTGtatgtagttgttgttgtgtgccATCAGTCTCAGTCTGCCCTTCATTTTAACTctgacatcatcaccaccacatcCCATAATTACGTGGGACAGTGTTCCAGTGTTCAGCTCTGACACCACAGTTTTCTTTGTCCtgacttgttgttgttttcatgatcatgtgactgcagAGTTTCATTCATGACGTGAGGAGTTCAccctgtaggtggcgctgaGTTTAAAGGTCGTCACAGCTGAAGcagtgaacaacaacaacacacactcatgtgaaTAATGAGCTGTAGTTGTCAGCTGTTGACACAAGGTGGCGTTCTGTTGCTCTTTAAGTCTGTTATTATAGAAAATACTAGAATTTAGTGTTTTGTGTTATGGTCCAGTAGAAACTAGTctcaccagaaccagaaccagaaccataTTAGAGTAGAGACTTGCTGTCGACCTGAGTGGAGCTTTTATATATCGTCGTaagtgaaacagtgaaaaaagtccttttaaaacaaatgggtgatttcagaataaaagcttttgttttttaatgtgcaacagttcataaaaacacattcatgatgcaaaattaatctatgatcaacaaaatagacaaaacatACCAGACtagcttttatatatatatatatatatatatataataaaaaatgtatatgcaAGTCAGCTGCTATCATGTCAACTGTAGCTAAAAACCTCTGTCCTGAAAAATCCCTTCATATTCATCCCTTCATCCTTCATATTCATCCTTCATATTCATCCTTCATATTCATCATGCAAAAAGAATTCCATAAATTCCCCAAAGGAAACTTTCTGAATGTTCTGTCCTGCTGTTCTGTGTTCTGCCTCCAGGGGGCCTCAGGACACCTGCTTTGAAGGAGGCGTGTTTCCAGCCGTCCTCAGTTTCCCCTCAGATTATCCACTCAGTCCTCCCAAGATGAGGTTCACCTGCGACATGTTTCACCCCAACAGTAAGTCACATGATCAAGTTAAACgcgtgtcacatgatcacgctAAACgcgtgtcacatgatcacgttaAACGTGTGTCAAAGTGTTCAAGAGAAGACTGGTGTGATGTCAGGGTCACGTGACATGATGACCTCACCTGACATGACACGCTCCAGACGTGTTGTTAGCGTGTTGTTAGCATGCTGTCATTAGCACAGAGATTAGTGGACAGCAGTCGGAGCCATGATGTCATGGTCGCTCTGAGATCGCTCACAGTGATTAAAGGAGCAGAGCGGCGCCACCagcctgtcatcatcatcatcatcatcatcatcatcatcttcatcacggTCACGCACCAGTGCGACCCTGAGCTGAACTTCCTGTTGTAACTGTGTCACCTGATCCTGTGTCGACAAACGTTCACACCTGCTCAGCTGCAGGAAACAACTCTGTGATCCTCTGATACAgcctgactcctcctcctctctcgtctcctcctctctcagtcTATCCAGATGGTCGAGTGTGTATCTCCATCCTTCACGCTCCAGGTGATGACCCTATGGGCTATGAGAGCAGTGCAGAGAGATGGAGTCCAGTCCAGAGTGTAGAGAAGATCCTTCTGTCTGTGGTTAGCATGTTAGCAGGTAGGTCAcatgaccccacacacacacacacacacacacacgttacatcAACCAAATAATAACAtctccctttcttcctttctcttgTCTTCCCCCccttgtcctcttcctcctctctgctcctcctcctcctcctcgtctctcaGAGCCTAACGATGAGAGCGGTGCAAACGTTGATGCGTCTAAAATGTGGCGCGAGGACCGAGAGCAGTTTTACAAACTCGCCCAGAAAATCGTTCGCAAGTCGCTGGGTCTGTAgagaggatgatgatgtcatcactccTGAGCAGTGACATCATCGCCCTGAGACACTGATGTCATCAGAGCACCTGTCCTTTCCCGCCTGCAGTAACACACAGCTTCCTCCTCGTCACCgtggaaacacacatacacacaaacacacacacacacacacacagagtgctgCTGACATGGACAGATCACATGTGAGTAATATGCaaatcatgtgtcatgtgatcatcacactgacaccaGCTGAGCATCAGTGGAGTCTGGACCCGTCATGTGACCTCTCGTCGTCATGTGACCTGTCGTCGTCGTGTGACCCCTCGTCGTCATGTGACCTGTCGTCGTCATGTGACCTCTCGTCGTCATGTGACCTGTCTGCACAGAGATGGACAGATTGAAATGTGTAGAACCAGGAGAGAGACTGTGACATGACGTCGCCCCCTGGTGTTGTGGTCAGTCAGGTGTTGTAATCTGAGGTTCAGTCCACATGCTTTCAAACACATcgctgttgctatggttacgCCTGTTGTCCACTCTGTTCTCACTGTCTcccactttattttgaaaactgtggttgtgagaaataaaaacagaattttattttgaaaactggggttgtgacaaatacaaacagtaacttttattttgaaaactggggGGTTCtaatttagtgttttattttgaaaattaggGCTGAGACAACCAGAaactcagacttttattttaaaaaactggGGTTGTGACAGAtggggacttttattttgaaaactggggTTGTGACAAActaggacttttattttgaaaactgcagggttgtTACAGAcggacttttatttttgaaaactgcGGGGTTACGACAAActgggacttttattttgaaaagtgggCGTTGATtgtcattgatttattttctgatCTTATTTTTCCCGTTTTTCGTCTCAAACGTACGATCTCGATCATTTCTCTGCGGGACTTTTTACGCACTTTATCTCTTTGATCTCTAAACAACGCTCATCTGTGGGGAGGGCGGCGCTCGGCCGAGCGGGCGGAGCTTGACTTTATCATGTGTCTTAAAGATGGTGAAGTTGTTTAATTTatgttattaaataaataaataaatagaagagaaaaagacgagtgtttgctgctgctttgttttttgttttttttagcagatgGGATACGGCAGGTACACGTTTAAAATGAATCATCGTTgtctttatatacacatattgatcttatatatgtatgtgtgtgtgtgtgtgtgtgtatatatatactgtatatatatatatgtgtatatatatatatacatgtatatgtgtatatatagtaaaTCATTGTCTTTCTACATAGTCTTAGATGGAGAAAGTCTAATCTGCTGATGTGAGGAGAATCACGGGGATTGTAGCGTTGACAGATGTAAACAAGTGTTGGGGGCGTGTCCTCACTTCtgtaccgtgtgtgtgtgtgtgtgtgtaaccacaGAGAGCAGCTAATAACAGTagcagtgtaaacacacagtttt
This genomic interval from Solea solea chromosome 2, fSolSol10.1, whole genome shotgun sequence contains the following:
- the esd gene encoding LOW QUALITY PROTEIN: S-formylglutathione hydrolase (The sequence of the model RefSeq protein was modified relative to this genomic sequence to represent the inferred CDS: deleted 1 base in 1 codon), whose product is MALTLVSSNRCAGGFQKVFEHDSSELKCKMKFAIYLPPKAETDKCPVFYWLSGLTCTEQNFITKAGSQLAAAEHGIIVVAPDTSPRGCNIEGEDESWDFGTGAGFYVDATEDPWKTIQAYDATALASSYSGPQLDVLIDQGRDDQFLSASQLLPDNLIAVCSENKIPVVFRLQPGYDHSYFFIYSFMNDHMKHHAKYLNA
- the ube2g2 gene encoding ubiquitin-conjugating enzyme E2 G2, whose amino-acid sequence is MAGTALKRLMAEYKQLTLNPPEGIVAGPANEENFFEWEALIMGPQDTCFEGGVFPAVLSFPSDYPLSPPKMRFTCDMFHPNIYPDGRVCISILHAPGDDPMGYESSAERWSPVQSVEKILLSVVSMLAEPNDESGANVDASKMWREDREQFYKLAQKIVRKSLGL